Proteins encoded within one genomic window of Micromonospora halotolerans:
- a CDS encoding glycosyltransferase family 2 protein codes for MTHDFRRSGRHRPAGGIQEAPDPGAASAPQRLRMAYVLPLRPDGDRDGTGLTGYLRELSRWVDVIVVDGSPPELFARHAAAWRGLVRHVPPDPALRGRNPTALGVLTGVALARHEHVVIADDDVRYDLAGLRAVHGLLDRVDLVRPQDHVDPLPWPAWRDTGRTLLHRALGGDRPGTLAVRRSTFLAMGGYDPDVLAENLELVRTVRAYGGATATPAWLYVRRLPPTAARRPAYDDLARPGWLLAALAVLPAAAAALAARRPGLLLRAGVATLAVAELGRRRAGGARVFPAHTTLAAPIWLLERGVGAWLAVGRRLRGGRPGPDAGQAAHTTRALRRRLAERRPDDLVLWVETGAAPAPAPVDRLPR; via the coding sequence GTGACCCACGACTTCCGCCGGTCCGGCCGGCACCGACCGGCCGGCGGCATCCAGGAGGCGCCCGACCCCGGCGCGGCGTCCGCGCCGCAGCGGCTTCGGATGGCGTACGTCCTGCCGCTGCGCCCCGACGGCGACCGCGACGGCACCGGGCTGACCGGTTACCTGCGCGAGCTGAGCCGGTGGGTGGACGTGATCGTGGTCGACGGGTCCCCGCCGGAGCTGTTCGCCCGGCACGCCGCCGCGTGGCGGGGCCTGGTCCGGCACGTCCCGCCCGATCCCGCGCTGCGCGGACGCAACCCCACGGCGCTCGGCGTGCTGACCGGCGTCGCCCTGGCCCGCCACGAGCACGTGGTGATCGCCGACGACGACGTCCGCTACGACCTCGCGGGGCTGCGCGCCGTGCACGGGCTGCTCGACCGGGTCGACCTGGTCCGGCCGCAGGACCACGTCGACCCGCTGCCCTGGCCCGCCTGGCGGGACACCGGCCGGACGCTGCTCCACCGGGCGCTCGGCGGCGACCGGCCGGGCACCCTCGCGGTGCGCCGGAGCACCTTCCTGGCCATGGGCGGCTACGACCCGGACGTGCTCGCGGAGAACCTGGAGCTGGTCCGGACGGTCCGCGCGTACGGCGGCGCCACGGCGACCCCCGCCTGGCTGTACGTGCGCCGGCTCCCGCCGACCGCCGCGCGCCGGCCGGCGTACGACGACCTGGCCCGGCCCGGGTGGCTGCTGGCCGCGCTGGCGGTGCTGCCGGCCGCGGCGGCCGCGCTCGCCGCCCGCCGGCCGGGGCTGCTGCTGCGGGCCGGGGTGGCGACGCTGGCCGTGGCGGAGCTGGGCCGGCGGCGGGCCGGCGGCGCCCGCGTCTTCCCGGCGCACACCACGCTCGCGGCGCCGATCTGGCTGCTGGAACGCGGGGTCGGCGCCTGGCTCGCCGTGGGCCGGCGGCTGCGCGGCGGCCGGCCCGGCCCGGACGCCGGTCAAGCGGCGCACACCACCCGGGCGCTGCGCCGGCGGCTCGCCGAGCGCCGCCCCGACGACCTGGTGCTCTGGGTGGAGACCGGCGCCGCGCCGGCACCGGCACCGGTGGACCGGCTGCCGCGCTGA
- a CDS encoding DUF3618 domain-containing protein, translating to MSTDPDQIRREIEATRTSLSSDVDALAYKVSPGRIVDDRKQRVRSALTNVKDKVMGTASDLGHSTGHAAHSVGDHASSAASSVGDKAHAAASTVGDAAQRAPQVLREKSEGNPIAAGVIAFGVGMLVSSLIPATRREQQVAAQVKEKAAEHGGVVKEKLTEVAGELKEELREPAQQATESVKSTAQDAVHAVKDDTRSAAQDVKDTAQQSRDQVRY from the coding sequence ATGAGCACCGATCCCGACCAGATCCGCCGGGAGATCGAAGCCACTCGCACCAGCCTCAGCTCGGACGTGGACGCCCTGGCGTACAAGGTGAGCCCGGGCCGGATCGTCGACGACCGCAAGCAGCGCGTCCGCAGCGCGCTCACCAACGTGAAGGACAAGGTGATGGGAACCGCATCCGACCTCGGCCACAGCACCGGCCACGCCGCCCACTCGGTCGGCGACCACGCCTCCTCGGCGGCCTCCAGTGTCGGCGACAAGGCGCACGCCGCCGCCTCGACCGTCGGCGACGCCGCCCAGCGGGCCCCGCAGGTGTTGCGGGAGAAGTCGGAGGGCAACCCGATCGCCGCCGGCGTGATCGCCTTCGGCGTCGGCATGCTGGTGTCCTCGCTGATCCCGGCCACCCGCCGCGAGCAGCAGGTCGCCGCGCAGGTCAAGGAGAAGGCCGCCGAGCACGGCGGCGTGGTGAAGGAGAAGCTCACCGAGGTCGCCGGGGAGCTGAAGGAGGAGCTGCGCGAGCCGGCGCAGCAGGCCACCGAGTCGGTGAAGTCCACCGCGCAGGACGCCGTGCACGCCGTCAAGGACGACACGAGGTCCGCCGCGCAGGACGTCAAGGACACCGCGCAGCAGTCCCGCGACCAGGTGCGGTACTGA
- a CDS encoding phage holin family protein, whose product MSMPTQGSGLDSGYTAAGAPHTADEVRGSSIGELMRQVTTDLSTLMRQEVELAKAEIRQEGKKAGKAAGLFGGAGFGGYMVALFVSIAVWQFLDNVMDSGLAALIVAVIWAVVAAVLYSKAKKNAERIRGLKQTNDSVQRIPDALKPHPEGVTR is encoded by the coding sequence ATGAGCATGCCGACGCAGGGGTCCGGACTGGACTCGGGTTACACCGCGGCGGGCGCGCCGCACACCGCGGACGAGGTCCGGGGCAGCTCCATCGGTGAGCTGATGCGCCAGGTCACCACCGACCTCTCCACGCTGATGCGTCAGGAGGTCGAGCTGGCCAAGGCCGAGATCCGCCAGGAGGGGAAGAAGGCGGGCAAGGCCGCCGGCCTCTTCGGCGGCGCCGGCTTCGGCGGCTACATGGTGGCGCTCTTCGTCTCCATCGCGGTGTGGCAGTTCCTGGACAACGTGATGGATTCGGGCCTGGCCGCGCTGATCGTGGCCGTGATCTGGGCCGTGGTCGCCGCGGTCCTCTACTCGAAGGCCAAGAAGAACGCCGAGCGGATTCGCGGCCTCAAGCAGACCAACGACAGCGTGCAGCGCATCCCCGACGCGCTCAAGCCGCACCCGGAGGGAGTCACCCGATGA